The Amycolatopsis viridis genome window below encodes:
- a CDS encoding MFS transporter → MPLAVFVLGFAIFCLNTTEVMVAGLLPSLSDGLGVSITAAGNLVTVFALGMVFGGPVLTLTLRKAPPKQAMVMMFVLFLAGQTIGALATAYWAMVLARIVTALATAAFFGLAASVCANLVPADKIGRALAIVFGGFMVANVFGLPLATFIDQLMGWRAAFWAVDILVALCLVLVVCTVKAVPAPQAPDVRSELSVFRSGRLWGAFATNALLIGAVFATFAYLAPVLTEVAGFSAAVVPLLFVLYGVGTVVGNIVLGRLADAHTMRVLWLGGVVLAVLLGLYALVASSQALSIAALFLLGFTGMPLNPAMASRVMRLSNSGALINTMNTATICAGITVGSWLAGLGVDAYGYRAPMWTGALLAVGALVSLLLARAAGGRRATTAGSVPQISSPH, encoded by the coding sequence ATGCCCCTCGCGGTCTTCGTCCTCGGCTTCGCGATCTTCTGCCTCAACACGACAGAGGTCATGGTGGCCGGACTGCTCCCGTCACTCTCCGACGGACTCGGCGTCTCGATCACCGCCGCGGGCAACCTGGTTACCGTCTTCGCGCTGGGCATGGTCTTCGGCGGCCCGGTGCTCACGCTCACGCTCCGCAAGGCGCCGCCCAAGCAGGCGATGGTGATGATGTTCGTGCTGTTCCTGGCGGGACAGACCATCGGCGCCCTCGCCACCGCCTATTGGGCAATGGTGCTCGCCCGCATCGTCACGGCCCTGGCGACCGCGGCCTTCTTCGGGCTCGCCGCCTCGGTGTGCGCCAATCTCGTCCCGGCGGACAAGATCGGCCGTGCCCTGGCCATCGTGTTCGGCGGCTTCATGGTGGCCAACGTCTTCGGCCTGCCCCTGGCCACCTTCATCGACCAGCTCATGGGCTGGCGGGCCGCGTTCTGGGCCGTGGACATCCTCGTCGCCCTGTGCCTCGTCCTGGTCGTCTGCACCGTCAAGGCCGTCCCGGCACCGCAGGCGCCGGACGTGCGTTCGGAGCTGTCGGTGTTCCGCAGCGGGCGGCTCTGGGGTGCGTTCGCCACCAACGCCCTGCTGATCGGCGCGGTGTTCGCCACCTTCGCCTACCTCGCTCCGGTGCTGACCGAGGTGGCCGGGTTCTCCGCCGCCGTCGTCCCGCTGCTGTTCGTGCTCTACGGCGTGGGCACCGTCGTGGGCAACATCGTGCTGGGCCGCCTGGCCGATGCGCACACGATGCGCGTCCTGTGGCTCGGCGGCGTGGTCCTCGCGGTGCTCCTGGGCCTGTACGCGCTCGTCGCGAGCAGCCAGGCGCTGTCCATCGCCGCCCTGTTCCTGCTCGGGTTCACCGGGATGCCGCTCAACCCGGCCATGGCGTCACGGGTCATGCGCCTGTCCAACAGCGGCGCCCTGATCAACACCATGAACACCGCGACGATCTGCGCGGGCATCACCGTGGGCAGCTGGCTCGCCGGACTGGGCGTCGACGCCTACGGCTACCGGGCCCCGATGTGGACGGGCGCGCTGCTCGCGGTCGGCGCTCTGGTGAGCCTGCTGCTCGCGCGGGCCGCCGGGGGGCGCCGCGCGACCACCGCCGGTTCCGTCCCGCAGATCTCCAGCCCGCACTGA
- a CDS encoding TetR/AcrR family transcriptional regulator: MGRPRKFDETSALTAVMNTFWQRGYEATTTRDLAESTGMGLSSLSNAFGDKRQLYLRALRRYYETNTAVQVELLGRPGPVKDRLRNLMTQAIDLDLADPPSLGCLVINASIEMANTDAEVAQEVRRHFTTVERAVHAVVADGQRTGEITRDRTAMALTHHVLTSYYGLRVLARVQPDRAALLDVVDTMLAKL; the protein is encoded by the coding sequence ATGGGCAGGCCCAGGAAGTTCGACGAGACCAGCGCGCTCACCGCGGTCATGAACACCTTCTGGCAGCGCGGGTACGAGGCGACCACCACCCGCGACCTGGCCGAATCGACCGGCATGGGCCTGTCCAGCCTGTCCAACGCCTTCGGGGACAAGCGGCAGCTGTACCTGCGCGCGCTGCGCCGCTACTACGAGACGAACACCGCCGTGCAGGTCGAGCTCCTCGGGCGGCCGGGGCCGGTCAAGGACCGGCTGCGGAACCTGATGACCCAGGCCATCGACCTCGACCTGGCCGATCCGCCCTCCCTGGGGTGCCTCGTCATCAACGCCTCGATCGAGATGGCGAACACCGATGCGGAGGTGGCGCAGGAGGTGCGCCGCCACTTCACCACCGTCGAGCGCGCGGTCCACGCCGTCGTGGCCGACGGGCAGCGCACCGGGGAGATCACCCGCGACCGGACCGCGATGGCGCTCACCCACCACGTGCTGACCAGCTACTACGGTTTGCGGGTGCTCGCCCGCGTCCAGCCCGACCGGGCGGCGCTGCTGGACGTGGTCGACACGATGCTGGCCAAGTTGTGA
- a CDS encoding CaiB/BaiF CoA transferase family protein gives MGPLDGIKVLELAGIGPGPHAAMILADLGADVVRVERPSGGLRMMPPEARDHLLRGRRSIAADLKTAEGRRLVGQLVAKADVLLEGLRPGVAERLGVGPQDCFARNPRLVYGRMTGWGQDGPMAERAGHDINYISLTGALYAVRDPAGKPIPPLNLVGDFGGGSMFLVTGVLAALLERERSGRGQVVDAAMVDGASVLLQMMWAMRAQGAWSDEPATNLLDTGCPFYDTYRCADGEYIAVGALEPQFYAELLRGLELDGEDLPAQGDRDGWPKLRQRFTEVIATRTRDEWTAVFAGTDACVTPVLSFAEAARNDHLVARGSVRELNGVTQAAPAPRFSRTPATDPKPPSTAGADTEDVIRDWGVPG, from the coding sequence ATGGGGCCGCTGGACGGGATCAAGGTGCTGGAACTGGCGGGCATCGGCCCGGGTCCGCATGCAGCGATGATCCTCGCCGACCTCGGTGCCGACGTCGTCCGCGTCGAGCGCCCCTCGGGTGGGTTGCGGATGATGCCGCCGGAGGCGCGGGACCACCTGCTGCGCGGCCGCCGGTCGATCGCCGCGGACCTCAAGACCGCCGAGGGCAGGCGGCTGGTGGGGCAGCTGGTGGCGAAGGCCGATGTGCTGCTGGAGGGTCTGCGGCCCGGGGTGGCCGAACGCCTCGGGGTCGGCCCGCAGGACTGCTTCGCCCGCAACCCGCGGCTGGTCTACGGCCGGATGACCGGCTGGGGTCAGGACGGCCCGATGGCCGAGCGCGCCGGGCACGACATCAACTACATCTCCCTCACCGGCGCGCTCTACGCGGTGCGGGACCCCGCGGGCAAGCCGATCCCGCCGCTGAACCTGGTCGGCGACTTCGGCGGCGGGTCGATGTTCCTGGTCACCGGGGTGCTCGCGGCACTGCTGGAGCGGGAGCGCTCGGGGCGCGGCCAGGTGGTGGACGCGGCGATGGTCGACGGGGCGAGCGTGCTGCTGCAGATGATGTGGGCGATGCGCGCGCAGGGCGCCTGGTCCGACGAACCCGCGACGAACCTGCTGGACACCGGGTGTCCCTTCTACGACACCTACCGCTGCGCCGACGGCGAGTACATCGCGGTGGGGGCGCTGGAGCCCCAGTTCTACGCCGAGCTGCTGCGGGGGCTGGAGCTGGACGGCGAAGATCTGCCCGCCCAGGGCGACCGGGACGGCTGGCCGAAGCTGCGGCAGCGGTTCACCGAGGTGATCGCCACCCGCACCCGCGACGAGTGGACGGCGGTGTTCGCCGGTACCGACGCCTGCGTGACGCCAGTGCTGTCCTTCGCCGAGGCGGCCCGCAACGACCACCTGGTGGCCCGCGGCTCGGTGCGGGAGCTCAACGGTGTCACCCAGGCCGCGCCCGCACCGCGGTTCTCCCGCACCCCCGCGACCGACCCGAAGCCGCCCTCGACCGCGGGCGCGGACACCGAGGACGTGATCCGGGACTGGGGTGTGCCGGGCTGA
- a CDS encoding ChaB family protein, with translation MPGREALPSTLKRSSKKAQDTWVKTHDSAVETYGEGRRAHQTAYASLKHSFEKVGDHWEEKGRKGPSDKQAARGAGRKPTKTAGGVDASASKQHLYDVAKKLDIKGRSSMNKDELVKAIQKANNRKTAKARR, from the coding sequence ATGCCCGGACGTGAAGCCCTGCCCAGCACGCTGAAGCGGTCGTCGAAGAAGGCGCAGGACACGTGGGTGAAGACCCACGACTCGGCGGTCGAGACCTACGGCGAGGGCCGGCGTGCGCACCAGACGGCGTACGCGTCGCTGAAGCACTCGTTCGAAAAGGTCGGGGACCACTGGGAGGAGAAGGGCCGCAAGGGCCCCTCCGACAAGCAGGCCGCCCGCGGTGCCGGCCGCAAGCCGACGAAGACCGCCGGCGGCGTGGACGCTTCGGCCAGCAAACAGCACCTGTACGACGTGGCCAAGAAGCTGGACATCAAGGGCCGCTCGTCGATGAACAAGGACGAGCTGGTCAAAGCCATCCAGAAGGCCAACAACCGCAAGACCGCCAAGGCTCGCCGGTAG
- a CDS encoding SDR family oxidoreductase, translating into MGQPRQQQEPPGVTGEMEPGPQDRMEGYTGRGLLRDQRALITGGDSGIGRAVAIAFAKEGADVAIAYLDEHSDAEETAELVRKEGRRCLLLPGDLGSREQCRKIVDETVRELGGLDVLVNNVATQQELDAPEDLTDEQWMRTFDVNIHSYFRVTHAALPHLGEGSAIINTASVNGLRGNKSLIDYSATKGAVIAWTYAMAQALADRGIRINAVAPGPVWTPLIPATMSAEHVEKFGQQVPMGRAAQPDELAPSYVFFAAGQLSSYYTGEVLAALGGETLPG; encoded by the coding sequence ATGGGACAGCCACGGCAGCAGCAGGAACCGCCGGGTGTGACGGGCGAGATGGAGCCCGGGCCGCAGGACCGGATGGAGGGCTACACCGGGCGCGGGTTGCTGCGCGACCAGCGGGCGCTGATCACCGGCGGGGACTCCGGTATCGGCCGCGCCGTGGCGATCGCGTTCGCCAAGGAGGGCGCGGACGTGGCAATCGCCTACCTGGACGAGCACTCCGACGCCGAGGAGACCGCCGAGCTGGTCCGCAAGGAGGGCCGCCGCTGCCTGCTCCTGCCCGGGGACCTGGGGTCGCGCGAGCAGTGCCGCAAGATCGTGGACGAGACGGTGCGCGAGCTCGGCGGGCTGGACGTGCTGGTCAACAACGTGGCCACGCAACAGGAGCTGGACGCACCCGAGGACCTGACCGACGAGCAGTGGATGCGCACCTTCGACGTCAACATCCACAGCTACTTCCGGGTCACGCACGCGGCGCTGCCGCACCTCGGCGAGGGTTCGGCGATCATCAACACCGCCTCGGTGAACGGGTTGCGCGGCAACAAGTCGCTGATCGACTACTCGGCCACCAAGGGCGCGGTGATCGCCTGGACCTACGCGATGGCACAGGCGCTGGCCGACCGCGGGATCCGGATCAACGCGGTCGCGCCGGGTCCGGTGTGGACACCGCTGATCCCGGCGACGATGTCCGCCGAGCACGTGGAGAAGTTCGGGCAGCAGGTGCCGATGGGCCGGGCGGCGCAGCCGGACGAGCTGGCACCGTCCTATGTGTTCTTCGCGGCCGGGCAGCTGTCGTCCTACTACACCGGCGAGGTGCTCGCCGCGCTCGGCGGCGAGACGCTGCCGGGCTGA
- a CDS encoding NAD-dependent epimerase/dehydratase family protein produces MNSPVSSGLRVVVTGASGNVGTSTVQALSRDPAVASILGVVRREPQWSAPKLEWRTADLAEDQIGQLVRGADVVIHLAWLFQPTHDAATTWRVNVLGAIRVFEAVARENAPALVYSSSVGAYSPGPKDQAVPESWPTHGWPGAAYPREKSYLERYLDGFEQNHPGVRVVRLRPGFVFKREAASAQRRLFAGPFVPGSLVRPSLIPLVPDVPGLRVQAVHSADIGEAFRLAALTDVRGAFNVAADPVIDATALAGLLGARTVPVPAWALRAAVSAGWYAHLLPASPGLLDTVLRLPIMDTTRARDELGWIPRHTALDAISEFLAGLRSGAGMATPPLTADSASGRIHEASTGIGSRP; encoded by the coding sequence ATGAACTCGCCAGTCAGCAGCGGCCTGCGCGTCGTCGTCACCGGGGCCAGCGGGAACGTGGGCACCAGCACCGTCCAGGCGCTCAGCCGCGACCCCGCGGTCGCGTCGATCCTCGGCGTGGTGCGGCGCGAGCCGCAGTGGAGCGCCCCGAAGCTGGAGTGGCGCACCGCGGATCTGGCCGAGGACCAGATCGGTCAGCTGGTGCGTGGCGCCGACGTGGTGATCCACCTGGCGTGGTTGTTCCAGCCCACCCACGATGCGGCCACCACGTGGCGCGTCAACGTCCTCGGCGCCATCCGCGTGTTCGAGGCGGTCGCCAGGGAGAACGCGCCCGCCCTGGTGTACTCCTCGTCGGTCGGTGCCTACTCGCCGGGCCCGAAGGACCAGGCGGTTCCGGAGAGCTGGCCCACCCACGGCTGGCCCGGCGCGGCCTACCCGCGGGAGAAGTCCTACCTGGAGCGCTACCTGGACGGGTTCGAACAGAACCATCCCGGGGTGCGGGTGGTGCGGCTGCGGCCGGGGTTCGTGTTCAAGCGCGAGGCGGCGTCGGCGCAGCGCCGCCTGTTCGCCGGGCCGTTCGTCCCCGGCAGCCTGGTCCGGCCCTCGCTCATCCCGCTCGTCCCGGACGTGCCCGGGCTGCGCGTGCAGGCCGTGCACTCCGCCGACATCGGCGAAGCGTTCCGGCTGGCCGCCCTGACCGACGTGCGCGGCGCGTTCAACGTGGCCGCCGACCCGGTGATCGACGCCACGGCACTGGCCGGGCTGCTCGGCGCCCGCACCGTCCCGGTGCCGGCCTGGGCGCTGCGTGCCGCGGTCTCCGCCGGCTGGTACGCGCACCTGCTGCCCGCCTCCCCGGGCCTGCTGGACACGGTCCTGCGACTGCCGATCATGGACACCACCCGCGCCCGCGACGAGCTCGGCTGGATCCCCCGGCACACCGCCCTCGACGCGATCAGCGAGTTCCTGGCCGGTCTGCGTTCCGGTGCGGGCATGGCCACCCCGCCGCTCACCGCGGACAGCGCGTCCGGCCGGATCCACGAGGCGAGTACCGGGATCGGCTCCCGGCCCTGA
- a CDS encoding M20/M25/M40 family metallo-hydrolase — protein MSIEIAADEAVTLTSELIRIDTTNTGDPDTLVGEKAAAEFVAEKLTEVGYDIEYVESGGRNRHNVIARLAGADPSRGALLVHGHLDVVPADASEWSVHPFSGAVQDGYVWGRGAVDMKDMLGIMLALARHYKRENIVPPRDIIFAFLADEEAGGKFGAQWLVENRRDLFEGATEAISEVGGFSINLKDDVRTYVVETAEKGIRWMKLRVRGTAGHGSMIHRDNAVTKLAAAVARLGEHRFPLVLTDSVREFLAGVTEITGWDFPEHDIDGAVAKLGAISRMIGATLRDTANPTMLTAGYKSNVIPSVAEAAVDCRILPGREEAFDRELDEILGPDIEKEWMELPPVETTFDGALVDAMTASIAAEDPGAKVLPYMLSGGTDAKSFQTLGIRNFGFVPLRLPADLDFSGLFHGVDERVPVDALKFGTRVLDRFFRAS, from the coding sequence GTGAGCATCGAGATCGCGGCCGACGAAGCCGTCACGCTGACCAGCGAACTGATCCGCATCGACACCACCAACACCGGGGATCCGGACACACTGGTGGGGGAGAAGGCGGCGGCGGAGTTCGTCGCGGAGAAGCTCACCGAGGTCGGCTACGACATCGAGTACGTGGAGTCCGGCGGCCGCAACCGGCACAACGTGATCGCCCGCCTCGCCGGTGCCGACCCCAGCCGGGGCGCCCTGCTGGTGCACGGCCACCTCGACGTGGTGCCTGCGGACGCCTCCGAATGGTCGGTGCACCCGTTCTCCGGGGCGGTCCAGGACGGCTACGTGTGGGGCCGCGGCGCCGTGGACATGAAGGACATGCTCGGCATCATGCTGGCGCTGGCCCGCCACTACAAGCGCGAGAACATCGTCCCGCCGCGCGACATCATCTTCGCGTTCCTCGCCGACGAGGAGGCCGGCGGCAAGTTCGGCGCCCAGTGGCTGGTGGAGAACCGCCGTGACCTGTTCGAGGGCGCCACCGAGGCGATCAGCGAGGTCGGTGGCTTCTCCATCAACCTCAAGGACGATGTGCGCACCTACGTGGTGGAGACCGCGGAGAAGGGCATCCGGTGGATGAAGCTGCGCGTGCGCGGCACCGCCGGGCACGGCTCGATGATCCACCGCGACAACGCGGTCACCAAGCTCGCCGCCGCGGTCGCCCGGCTCGGCGAGCACCGGTTCCCGCTCGTGCTGACCGACTCGGTGCGCGAGTTCCTCGCCGGCGTCACCGAGATCACCGGCTGGGACTTCCCGGAGCACGACATCGACGGCGCGGTGGCCAAGCTCGGCGCCATCTCCCGCATGATCGGCGCCACCCTGCGCGACACCGCGAACCCGACGATGCTGACCGCCGGCTACAAGTCCAACGTCATCCCCTCGGTCGCCGAGGCCGCGGTGGACTGCCGGATCCTGCCCGGCCGGGAAGAGGCGTTCGACCGCGAGCTCGACGAGATCCTCGGTCCGGACATCGAGAAGGAGTGGATGGAGCTGCCCCCGGTCGAGACGACCTTCGACGGCGCGCTCGTGGACGCCATGACCGCCTCGATCGCCGCCGAGGACCCGGGCGCGAAGGTGCTGCCCTACATGCTCTCCGGCGGCACCGACGCCAAGTCGTTCCAGACCCTGGGCATCCGCAACTTCGGGTTCGTGCCGCTGCGGCTGCCCGCCGACCTCGACTTCTCCGGCCTGTTCCACGGCGTGGACGAACGCGTGCCGGTGGACGCGCTCAAGTTCGGCACCCGGGTGCTGGACCGGTTCTTCCGCGCCTCATGA
- a CDS encoding DUF5703 family protein, whose translation MKHQEAVVDEDWEYRRLQLPPGVSRRAAATQLSINAEYGGWELSTVRLYSDGTRRVWLRRKRQPATALPEVLI comes from the coding sequence ATGAAGCACCAGGAGGCGGTGGTCGACGAGGACTGGGAGTACCGCCGGTTGCAACTGCCACCCGGCGTGTCCCGGCGGGCCGCGGCCACCCAGCTGTCCATCAACGCCGAGTACGGCGGGTGGGAGCTGTCGACGGTCCGGCTCTACTCCGACGGAACCCGGCGCGTCTGGCTGCGCCGCAAGCGGCAGCCGGCCACCGCCCTGCCCGAAGTCCTGATCTGA
- a CDS encoding aldo/keto reductase: MQKRQLGRSGLRVSRMALGTMSWGAETDADEAASQLVAFVEAGGTLVDTADIYADGESERILGGLLGDLVPRDEIVVATKAVARRTDGPFGGGASRGALLSALEGSLRRLGVDHLDLWQLHAWDESVPLEETLSALEHAVTSGKVRYTGVCNYSGWQLASAAGLGTTGLIATQAEYSLVERGVERELVPAARYHGLGVLPWAPLGRGVLTGKYRKGTPADSRGASAEYAGYVEQHRTERAARIVEAVTTAADGLGVSPLVVALAWVRDRPGVVAPVVGARDTGQLTGSLAAEEITLPVAISSALDDVSAVEFGYPERGTR; this comes from the coding sequence ATGCAGAAGCGACAGCTGGGCAGGTCGGGATTGCGGGTCTCCCGGATGGCGCTCGGCACGATGTCCTGGGGCGCCGAGACCGACGCGGACGAGGCAGCCAGCCAGCTCGTCGCGTTCGTGGAGGCCGGCGGCACCCTCGTCGACACCGCGGACATTTACGCCGACGGGGAGAGCGAACGCATCCTGGGTGGCCTGCTGGGCGACCTGGTGCCACGCGACGAAATCGTCGTGGCGACCAAGGCGGTCGCGCGCCGCACCGACGGCCCGTTCGGTGGCGGCGCCTCCCGGGGCGCGCTGCTGTCGGCGCTGGAGGGCTCGCTGCGGCGGCTCGGCGTGGACCACCTGGACCTGTGGCAGCTGCACGCGTGGGACGAGTCGGTGCCGCTGGAGGAGACCCTCTCGGCGCTGGAGCACGCGGTGACCTCCGGCAAGGTCCGCTACACCGGCGTGTGCAACTACTCCGGCTGGCAGCTGGCCTCGGCCGCCGGGCTCGGCACGACCGGCCTCATCGCCACCCAGGCCGAGTACTCGCTCGTGGAGCGGGGCGTGGAGCGCGAGCTGGTACCGGCGGCCCGCTACCACGGGCTCGGGGTGCTGCCCTGGGCGCCGCTGGGACGCGGGGTGCTGACGGGCAAGTACCGCAAGGGCACGCCCGCGGACTCGCGTGGCGCCTCCGCCGAGTACGCCGGATACGTCGAGCAGCACCGCACCGAGCGGGCGGCGCGGATCGTGGAAGCGGTCACCACCGCGGCCGACGGGCTGGGGGTGTCGCCGCTGGTGGTGGCGCTGGCCTGGGTGCGGGACCGGCCGGGCGTGGTGGCGCCGGTGGTGGGGGCCCGGGATACCGGGCAGCTCACCGGCTCGCTCGCGGCGGAGGAGATCACGCTGCCGGTCGCGATCTCCTCGGCGCTGGACGACGTCAGCGCGGTCGAGTTCGGTTACCCGGAGCGGGGCACCAGGTGA
- a CDS encoding undecaprenyl-diphosphate phosphatase, translated as MGWFEALVLGLVQGLTEFLPISSSAHLRITAALAGWGDPGAAFTAVTQIGTELAVILYFAKKIGRVLAAWWRSLYRPEWRRHPDARLGWLIIVGSLPIVVLGLLLQDAIDSAFRDLRITATTLIVFGVLLLIADRVGRQYRTLDQLTVPHGLGYGFAQAMALIPGVSRSGGTVTAGLLLGYTRSDATEYAFLLAVPAVFGSGLYKLTDIGGENSPQWGPTILATLVAFGVGYAVIAWLMNFIKTKSYVPFVIYRIALGVLLIVLVATGVLDPDAGPAL; from the coding sequence ATGGGCTGGTTCGAAGCACTCGTTCTCGGCCTGGTCCAGGGCCTGACCGAGTTCCTGCCGATCTCCTCCAGCGCCCACCTGCGCATCACCGCCGCGCTCGCCGGCTGGGGCGACCCCGGTGCGGCGTTCACCGCGGTCACCCAGATCGGCACGGAGCTGGCGGTCATCCTGTACTTCGCCAAGAAGATCGGCCGTGTCCTGGCCGCCTGGTGGCGCTCCCTGTACCGCCCGGAGTGGCGCCGGCACCCGGACGCGCGGCTGGGCTGGCTGATCATCGTCGGCTCGCTGCCGATCGTCGTGCTCGGCCTGCTGCTCCAGGACGCCATCGACAGCGCCTTCCGCGACCTGCGCATCACCGCCACCACACTGATCGTGTTCGGTGTGCTGCTGCTGATCGCCGACCGGGTCGGCCGCCAGTACCGGACGCTGGACCAGCTGACCGTCCCGCACGGGCTCGGGTACGGCTTCGCGCAGGCGATGGCGCTCATCCCCGGCGTGTCCCGCTCCGGGGGCACCGTCACCGCCGGCCTGCTGCTCGGCTACACCCGCTCCGACGCCACCGAGTACGCGTTCCTGCTGGCCGTGCCCGCGGTGTTCGGGTCCGGGCTGTACAAGCTCACCGACATCGGCGGTGAGAACAGCCCGCAGTGGGGGCCGACCATCCTCGCCACCCTGGTCGCCTTCGGCGTCGGGTACGCGGTGATCGCGTGGCTGATGAACTTCATCAAGACCAAGAGCTACGTGCCGTTCGTGATCTACCGCATCGCGCTCGGTGTGCTGCTGATCGTGCTGGTCGCCACCGGTGTCCTTGATCCGGACGCGGGCCCGGCCCTGTAG
- a CDS encoding histidine phosphatase family protein: MATVILLRHGRSTANGSGVLAGRTPKVGLDDTGRAQAKALVERLAGVPLAEVVVSPLLRCKNTVAPLVAERGLTRTVDPRLSEVDYGEWTGRELKALVKEPLWRVVQAHPSAAVFPGGEGLAGMQARAVAAVREHDARISAEHGDHAVWLLCSHGDVLKSILADALGQHLDSFQRIVVDPASISVVRYTEVRPFVVRVNDHSADLAGVVPPPPKRGRKKKTSSDAEIGGSTGQKGRAG; encoded by the coding sequence GTGGCTACCGTGATCCTGCTGCGGCACGGCCGCTCGACCGCGAACGGGTCGGGCGTGCTGGCCGGCCGGACCCCCAAGGTCGGGCTCGACGACACCGGCCGCGCGCAGGCCAAGGCGCTCGTCGAGCGGCTGGCCGGTGTGCCGCTGGCCGAGGTCGTGGTGTCCCCGCTGCTGCGCTGCAAGAACACCGTGGCCCCGCTCGTCGCCGAACGGGGCCTGACCCGCACCGTCGATCCACGGCTGTCCGAAGTGGACTACGGCGAGTGGACCGGGCGCGAGCTGAAGGCGCTGGTGAAGGAACCGCTGTGGCGGGTGGTGCAGGCCCACCCGTCGGCGGCGGTGTTCCCGGGCGGCGAGGGCCTGGCCGGCATGCAGGCGCGGGCGGTGGCCGCGGTGCGCGAGCACGACGCGCGCATCAGCGCCGAGCACGGCGACCACGCCGTGTGGCTGCTGTGCAGCCACGGCGACGTGCTCAAGTCGATCCTGGCCGACGCGCTGGGCCAGCACCTGGACTCGTTCCAGCGGATCGTGGTCGACCCGGCGTCGATCTCGGTGGTGCGCTACACCGAGGTGCGGCCGTTCGTGGTGCGCGTCAACGACCACAGCGCCGACCTGGCCGGGGTGGTACCGCCGCCGCCGAAGCGCGGTAGGAAGAAGAAGACGTCCTCCGACGCGGAGATCGGGGGATCGACAGGACAGAAGGGTCGCGCTGGATGA